From a single Oreochromis niloticus isolate F11D_XX linkage group LG4, O_niloticus_UMD_NMBU, whole genome shotgun sequence genomic region:
- the psmc3ip gene encoding homologous-pairing protein 2 homolog isoform X1 — MSKKDNGAALILAYLNEKNRPYSAQDVFSNLQKQHGLGKTAVVKAMELLALEGKIKEKIYGKQKIYFADQAQFKDVNDADLKSMDHQISELSGEVQSLTQSCRQLDAELKELNSSLTTEEMVSEIQELKAECSGYRARLEKIKSASNHITPEEKDKVYKERDLYVKEWKKRKRLASDMINSILEGYPKSKKEFLEEVGVETDEDCKVVLPHT; from the exons ATGAGTAAAAAAGATAACG GGGCTGCCCTCATCCTTGCCTACCTAAATGAGAAGAACCGGCCCTATAGCGCTCAGGATGTCTTCTCAAATTTACAAAAGCAACATGGGCTGGGCAAAACG GCAGTGGTCAAAGCCATGGAGCTGCTGGCCCTGGAAGGCAAGATAAAGGAGAAAATATATGGCAAGCAAAAGATTTATTTTGCTGACCAG GCTCAGTTCAAAGATGTGAACGATGCAGACCTGAAGTCAATGGACCATCAGATCTCAGAGCTCAGTGGAGAGGTGCAGTCCCTTACCCAGAGTTGCAGACAGCTAGATGCAG AACTGAAGGAGCTAAACAGCTCCCTTACAACAGAGGAAATGGTGTCAGAGATCCAGGAGCTAAAAGCAGAGTGTTCTGGGTACAGAGCCCGACTGGAGAAGATAAAGTCAGCCTCAAATCACATCACGCCAGAAGAGAAGGACAAG GTTTATAAAGAACGAGATCTCTACGTTAAAGAgtggaaaaagaggaagagactG GCTTCAGACATGATAAATTCAATCCTCGAGGGTTATCCAAAGAGCAAAAAGGAGTTCCTG GAAGAAGTTGGAGTGGAGACTGATGAGGACTGTAAAGTAGTTCTTCCACATACTTGA
- the psmc3ip gene encoding homologous-pairing protein 2 homolog isoform X2, with translation MSKKDNGAALILAYLNEKNRPYSAQDVFSNLQKQHGLGKTAVVKAMELLALEGKIKEKIYGKQKIYFADQAQFKDVNDADLKSMDHQISELSGEVQSLTQSCRQLDAELKELNSSLTTEEMVSEIQELKAECSGYRARLEKIKSASNHITPEEKDKVYKERDLYVKEWKKRKRLASDMINSILEGYPKSKKEFLKLEWRLMRTVK, from the exons ATGAGTAAAAAAGATAACG GGGCTGCCCTCATCCTTGCCTACCTAAATGAGAAGAACCGGCCCTATAGCGCTCAGGATGTCTTCTCAAATTTACAAAAGCAACATGGGCTGGGCAAAACG GCAGTGGTCAAAGCCATGGAGCTGCTGGCCCTGGAAGGCAAGATAAAGGAGAAAATATATGGCAAGCAAAAGATTTATTTTGCTGACCAG GCTCAGTTCAAAGATGTGAACGATGCAGACCTGAAGTCAATGGACCATCAGATCTCAGAGCTCAGTGGAGAGGTGCAGTCCCTTACCCAGAGTTGCAGACAGCTAGATGCAG AACTGAAGGAGCTAAACAGCTCCCTTACAACAGAGGAAATGGTGTCAGAGATCCAGGAGCTAAAAGCAGAGTGTTCTGGGTACAGAGCCCGACTGGAGAAGATAAAGTCAGCCTCAAATCACATCACGCCAGAAGAGAAGGACAAG GTTTATAAAGAACGAGATCTCTACGTTAAAGAgtggaaaaagaggaagagactG GCTTCAGACATGATAAATTCAATCCTCGAGGGTTATCCAAAGAGCAAAAAGGAGTTCCTG AAGTTGGAGTGGAGACTGATGAGGACTGTAAAGTAG
- the retreg3 gene encoding reticulophagy regulator 3 has product MTHTGTMQGADVGDCSANQSADICLRSRSCSSERDGQVRAVKAALQSRLGPYEPVLTYLQSVLVWEKPFHCVLLYIVINVVFWFFALTSLRLIFLLASGMAVFVCLDTWRNKIWPEIRVRKLDESENESWGLVHPGTLSVPELCHHIAEAWVSGVVLKSSIVQYKRRNPGTFCILTCGVFSCLAIIGRYIPGLVLSYSALLATLLTPLAAYHKVFQHLGFKLDPVLQRLDFSVRGYMMSKPIDNQFLRRPLHGAASGEASDSEEELAAFCPTFDDAVVARALALTDSEHSDAEVSYTDNGTFNLSRGQTPLTEGSEDFDRHSDAEESFAQDLPDFPSINPDATLMDDDDDTSIGLPSLGPSGLASHRASVLDVDAHLDSDQEDLDAELSLSSLPLASNITGDLAGVIASNMIQAAIAGALQPQPPAAQRREGPPRAGAHRSYRKQSSSELDTDLDGEDFEMLDQSELNQLDPFGEGVGSRRGESQGSNFLSSLLGKPQ; this is encoded by the exons ATGACTCACACTGGAACAATGCAAGGGGCAGATGTGGGGGATTGCTCTGCTAATCAGAGCGCTGATATCTGCCTTCGAAGTCGTTCATGCTCTAGCGAAAGAGATGGCCAAGTACGAGCTGTCAAAGCTGCTCTCCAGTCCAGGCTGGGGCCCTATGAGCCTGTCCTGACCTACCTGCAGTCTGTCCTGGTCTGGGAAAAACCCTTTCATTGTGTCCTTCTCTACATTGTGATCAACGTTGTGTTCTG GTTCTTCGCTCTGACCTCACTGCGCCTGATATTCCTGTTGGCATCTGGCATGGCTGTATTCGTCTGTCTAGATACCTGGAGAAATAAGATCTGGCCAGAGATTAGAG TCAGAAAGCTGGATGAATCAGAAAATGAGAG CTGGGGTCTGGTGCATCCTGGCACCCTCAGTGTGCCTGAATTGTGCCACCATATTGCTGAGGCCTGGGTCAGTGGAGTGGTTCTCAAATCCAGTATTGTGCAGTACAAGCGTCGAAATCCTGGCACA TTTTGCATCCTGACCTGTGGAGTGTTCAGCTGTTTGGCTATCATTGGACGCTACATTCCTGGATTAGTGCTCTCCTACTCTGCTT TGTTAGCTACTCTCCTGACTCCTCTGGCAGCCTATCACAAGGTTTTCCAGCATCTTGGCTTCAAGCTGGATCCAGTCCTGCAGCGGCTGGACTTCAGCGTTCGTGGATACATGATGTCAAAGCCCATTGATAATCAGT TCCTACGAAGACCTCTACATGGTGCAGCCTCGGGTGAAGCCAGTGACAGTGAGGAGGAGTTGGCTGCTTTTTGCCCAACA TTTGATGATGCTGTTGTTGCGAGGGCGCTTGCACTGACCGACTCCGAGCATTCTGATGCTGAGGTTTCTTATACTGACAATGGAACATTTAACCTGTCACGTGGCCAGACCCCACTGACTGAAGGCTCTGAGG ATTTTGACAGGCATAGTGATGCTGAAGAATCCTTTGCCCAGGACCTCCCAGACTTCCCCTCCATAAACCCTGATGCCACTCtgatggatgatgatgatgacacgAGCATTGGACTGCCTAGCCTGGGTCCGTCTGGGCTAGCTAGTCACCGGGCTTCAGTGCTGGATGTGGATGCTCATCTTGACTCAGACCAAGAGGATCTAGATGCTGAACTTTCTCTTAGCAGCCTGCCACTTGCCTCTAATATCACTGGAGACTTGGCTGGAGTCATTGCCAGCAACATGATCCAGGCAGCAATAGCCGGGGCGCTGCAACCTCAGCCTCCTGCTGCCCAACGCAGAGAAGGTCCCCCCAGGGCCGGGGCCCACCGAAGTTATCGCAAgcagtccagctctgagctAGACACAGACTTGGATGGAGAAGACTTTGAAATGCTGGATCAGTCTGAACTAAACCAGTTGGATCCCTTCGGTGAAGGTGTAGGTTCTAGACGTGGAGAGAGCCAGGGTTCTAACTTTTTGTCTAGCCTGCTTGGTAAACCACagtaa
- the tubg1 gene encoding tubulin gamma-1 chain → MPREIITLQLGQCGNQIGFEFWKQLCAEHGISPEGIVEEFATEGTDRKDVFFYQADDEHYIPRAVLLDLEPRVIHSILNSPYANLYNPENIYLSEHGGGAGNNWASGYAQGKKIQEDIFDIIDREADGSDSLEGFVLCHSIAGGTGSGLGSYLLERLNDRYPKKLVQTYSVFPNQDEMSDVVVQPYNSLLTLKRLTQNADCVVVLDNTALNRIATDRLHIQNPSFSQINQLVSTIMSASTTTLRYPGYMNNDLIGLIASLIPTPRLHFLMTGYTPLTTDQSVASVRKTTVLDVMRRLLQPKNVMVSTGRERQPSHCYIAILNIIQGEVDPTQVHKSLQRIRERKLASFIPWGPASIQVALSRKSPYLPSAHRVSGLMMANHTSISSLFERTCRQYDKLRKREAFLEQFRKEDIFKDNFDELDNSREVVQQLVDEYSAATRPDYISWGTQEQ, encoded by the exons ATGCCGCGGGAAATCATAACGCTTCAGCTCGGACAGTGCGGAAACCAAA TCGGATTTGAGTTCTGGAAGCAGCTGTGTGCTGAGCATGGCATCAGTCCAGAGGGGATTGTTGAGGAGTTTGCTACAGAAGGGACAGACAGAAAGGATGTATTCTTCTATCAG GCTGACGATGAGCATTACATCCCGCGTGCAGTTCTCCTCGACTTGGAGCCCCGCGTGATCCACTCCATCCTTAACTCCCCATATGCAAACCTGTACAACCCAGAAAACATCTACCTGTCTGAGCATGGTGGAGGTGCCGGGAACAATTGGGCTAGTGGCTATGCACAG ggaaaaaaaattcaagaagACATCTTCGACATTATTGACCGAGAGGCAGATGGCAGCGACAGTCTAGAG GGATTTGTCCTGTGTCACTCGATTGCTGGGGGGACAGGCTCGGGGCTTGGATCCTATCTCCTGGAGAGGCTCAATGACAG GTACCCAAAGAAGCTGGTACAGACTTACTCAGTCTTCCCAAACCAGGATGAGATGAGTGATGTGGTTGTTCAGCCATACAACTCACTGCTGACGTTGAAGAGACTCACTCAGAATGCAGACTGCGTG gTGGTTTTGGATAACACCGCTCTAAATCGGATTGCCACCGACAGGCTGCATATCCAGAACCCCTCATTCTCCCAGATCAATCAGCTG GTTTCCACTATTATGTCTGCAAGCACAACCACTCTGCGCTACCCAGGCTATATGAACAATGACCTTATTGGCTTGATTGCATCTCTCATCCCCACACCCCGTCTCCACTTCCTTATGACTGGATACACACCTCTCACTACTGACCAGTCG GTTGCTAGTGTGAGGAAAACCACAGTGCTGGACGTGATGAGGAGACTCCTACAACCCAAGAATGTGATGGTGTCCACAGGAAGAGAGAGGCAGCCTAGCCACTGCTACATCGCTATCCTCAACATCATCCAGGGGGAGGTCGACCCAACACAG GTGCATAAAAGCCTCCAAAGGATCCGGGAACGTAAACTTGCCAGTTTTATTCCCTGGGGTCCCGCCAGCATCCAGGTGGCTCTGTCCAGAAAGTCCCCGTACCTGCCCTCAGCTCACCGAGTCAGCGGCCTGATGATGGCCAACCACACAAGTATCTCCTCT TTGTTTGAGCGGACATGCAGGCAGTACGACAAACTGCGTAAGCGCGAGGCCTTCCTGGAGCAGTTCCGCAAAGAGGACATATTCAAGGACAACTTTGATGAGCTGGACAACTCGAGGGAAGTTGTCCAACAGCTGGTAGACGAGTACAGCGCAGCAACAAGGCCTGACTATATTTCCTGGGGCACGCAAGAACAGTGA
- the plekhh3 gene encoding pleckstrin homology domain-containing family H member 3 → MPLQGVCWFLCCRQGFSLLGRDYGEKEEEESFELRNKEDLTPNGRTPAEVIVSQPSCTANGTNGHTVSESSEEMKSLIIDKNKMGQEEEPELLVKGWLLREVRGNWIKQRRYWFVLTQDSLDYYTGPEKGARRLGTLVLTNLCSVIWPDKQTYKETGYWSITVYGRKHCYRLYTKHFNEAVHWACAIQKIIDSKSPVETPTQLLIRDIEENKFNPEVVEHIYQHNPILKYTQGPLYAPLLPFPYGSLDHTYHSGKGYGSVREEAVKLFNCLQQLESAREPVPIIQGVLQTCLDLRPLRDEVYCQLVKQTSYTPSPNTAAHLRYWQLLTCMSCTFLPGPIVLKYLRFHLKRIQSQSPESEMDNYASFISEALEKTKCRECVPSWEEIQMLMNRQEMLCTVHYPGPGSCQLYISSHTTANEVVRRMQEKLGLQESKNTFALYEQNALWEQPVTGSALVADILTSFSTKESESKSQWKLCFKLYCLLDADSISVDSIEYLFLFEQCHEMVVRGQLPACEEDLQALAALRLQSLMGDFSTHAPCPPLDELFPGHMLETRVLMSLSAPQDVPPCQVAAQGCPTTQRFHTGLLAGTLWSHTATAVHKQKVEQDMRLRTRLKEEAAAVMTSILERWKGLAGYSRRDSMAAYLTIARQWSGFGCTLYEVDFYISSTGSFSQKLWLGVAATSVSLYKQGESEALESFPYGQICSYGVSDSNTFKITAGGRDLLFETTKLTEIMQLMNAYFSAIHRQRGKGEDADITIADSTEVGFRHLRSAPTPTLLELPSHPV, encoded by the exons CCACACTGTCTCGGAGTCTTCTGAAGAGATGAAAAGCCTGATCATTGACAAGAATAAGATGGGACAGGAGGAAGAACCTGAACTCTTGGTAAAAG GTTGGTTGTTACGGGAGGTGCGTGGCAACTGGATCAAGCAGCGTCGATACTGGTTTGTACTGACCCAAGACTCTCTTGACTACTACACCGGACCGGAGAAAGGTGCCCGGAGACTAGGCACACTGGTCCTCACAAACCTCTGCTCTGTCATCTGGCCAGACAAGCAGACATACAAGGAGACAG gTTACTGGAGCATTACAGTTTATGGTCGGAAACATTGCTATAGGCTGTACACCAAGCACTTCAATGAGGCTGTGCACTGGGCTTGTGCCATCCAGAAGATCATTGATAGTAAATCACCCGTGGAAACGCCAACACAGCTCCTGATTCGAGACATTGAG GAGAATAAGTTCAACCCTGAGGTAGTGGAACACATCTACCAGCACAACCCCATCCTGAAGTACACCCAGGGACCCTTATATGCTCCTCTGCTGCCTTTCCCTTATGGCAGTCTGGACCACACAT ACCACAGTGGGAAAGGCTACGGCTCGGTGCGTGAGGAGGCCGTGAAGCTGTTCAACTGcctgcagcagctggaatcgGCAAGGGAGCCGGTTCCAATCATCCAGGGTGTGCTACAGACCTGCCTGGACCTGCGGCCTCTCCGCGATGAGGTCTACTGCCAGCTAGTGAAGCAGACCAGCTACACGCCTTCCCCAAACACTGCCGCGCATCTCCGTTACTGGCAGCTTCTCACCTGCATGAGCTGCACTTTCCTTCCTGGGCCAATTGTGCTCAAATACCTGCGATTCCACCTCAAAAG AATCCAGAGCCAAAGTCCTGAGTCTGAAATGGATAACTATGCGTCATTCATCAGTGAGGCTCTGGAGAAGACAAAGTGTCGGGAGTGCGTGCCATCTTGGGAGGAGATCCAGATGCTGATGAACCGACAGGAGATGCTGTGCACCGTGCACTATCCGGGCCCTGGATCCTGCCAGCTctacatcagctcacacactaCTGCCAATGAG GTGGTTCGAAGGATGCAAGAGAAGCTCGGCCTACAAGAGAGCAAAAATACATTTGCACTATACGAGCAGAATGCACTgtgggagcagccagtcacagGAAGCGCTCTGGTCGCAGACATCCTAACCAG CTTCTCTACTAAAGAGTCAGAGTCTAAATCCCAGTGGAAACTGTGTTTCAAGCTCTACTGCCTGTTGGATGCAGACAGCATATCAGTGGACAGCATAGAGTATTTATTCCTCTTTGAGCAG TGCCATGAGATGGTCGTGCGTGGTCAGCTACCAGCCTGTGAAGAGGACCTGCAGGCATTAGCTGCCCTGAGGCTTCAGAGCCTAATGGGTGACTTCAGCACACATGCCCCCTGCCCGCCTCTGGATGAGCTTTTTCCAGGTCATATGCTTGAAACTCGGGTTCTCATGTCACTTTCTGCACCGCAAGATGTGCCTCCTTGTCAGGTAGCTGCTCAGGGCTGTCCTACGACGCAGCGCTTCCACACAGGACTCCTTGCAGGGACTCTGTGGAGCCACACAGCTACAGCGGTGCACAAGCAAAAGGTCGAGCAGGACATGCGTCTGCGGACCCGCCTGAAGGAGGAGGCAGCGGCTGTCATGACGTCCATCTTGGAGCGTTGGAAAGGTTTGGCCGGCTACAGCCGCAGGGACAGTATGGCCGCCTACCTCACAATTGCACGCCAGTGGTCCGGCTTTGGATGCACTCTTTATGAAGTGGACTTTTACATT aGTTCAACGGGGAGTTTTTCCCAGAAGTTATGGCTGGGTGTAGCTGCTACATCTGTATCCTTGTATAAGCAGGGAGAATCGGAGGCCCTGGAGTCCTTTCCTTATGGCCAGATCTGTTCTTATGGTGTATCTGACAGCAACACCTTCAAGATCACAGCTGGGGGCCGGGATCTGCTCTTTGAAACCACCAAG CTGACTGAGATCATGCAGCTGATGAATGCTTATTTCAGTGCCATCCATCGCCAACGAGGAAAAGGGGAAGATGCAGACATCACCATAGCAGACAGCACAGAGGTGGGCTTCCGTCACCTCCGATCAGCACCGACACCCACACTCCTAGAGCTGCCCTCGCACCCTGTTTGA